The following are encoded together in the Chromatiaceae bacterium genome:
- a CDS encoding cation-transporting P-type ATPase: MHLANLDIPAALQSLGTAETGLTASEAERRLREYGENRILAIGAEPEWRRLLREFTHFFAIILWVAAGLAFFAESRDPGAGMWQLGIAILAVILINGSFSYWQEYRAQRAIDALRKLLPQTAKVVRDGQLTTLPVEFLVPGDIILLEAGDNVPADCRLIASAEIRVNTATLTGESLPKVKNAEDCPAGKTTLETRNLLLAGTSLVAGEGRALVFATGMHTEFGQIAHLTQTAESAPSHLQQEIARLSRLVAVFATGLGLLFFLIGLFLGLPFWANLMFAIGIIVANVPEGLLPTVTLSLAMATQRMAKRQALIRHLPAVETLGATTVICSDKTGTLTQNRMAVRRTYCQGRLREGPLPLDEPGATRLLRNLSVCHSLKQGTRAGQPVWLGDPMELALVEFASQTRSFADMTPRGELPFDSERRRMSVIVTQGGERWLYCKGAPEAVMPLCAEIETDGGTEPFDRQDHHAIVQAQQGMADAGLRVLACAWRRLEADAKPREEGLVLSGLIGLYDPPRPEVPEAIARCRSAGIKVIMVTGDHPHTAQAIAREIGLVQGERPRVILGESLRRLTKAQLQTALDSPEILFARVTAEQKMLIVNALKRKGEIVAVTGDGVNDAPALKSAHIGIAMGLSGTDVAKSAADMILLDDNFASIVNAIEEGRAVFDNIRKFLTYILTSNIPELAPFLVYVLLRVPLPLTIIQILAVDLGTDMFPALALGAERPDPGVMRQPPRPAQERLLSWSLVARAYLWLGPLQAIAALVAFFFVLHLGDWSYGTPLDPRDPLYLQATTACLAAIVAAQIVNVFICRHPRNAAWSLPPFGNRLLLLGLAVELGLLILIIFTAPGNWMFGTQAFEPGLWGLIALLALAFGLLEETRKYAVRRWARPRHGA; this comes from the coding sequence ATGCACCTGGCTAATCTTGACATCCCCGCGGCCCTGCAAAGCCTGGGCACCGCCGAAACCGGGCTGACGGCCAGCGAGGCCGAGCGGCGGCTGCGGGAGTATGGCGAAAACCGCATCCTGGCCATCGGGGCCGAGCCGGAATGGCGGCGCCTGCTGCGGGAGTTCACCCACTTCTTCGCCATCATCCTCTGGGTGGCCGCCGGCCTCGCTTTTTTTGCCGAGTCCCGCGACCCGGGCGCGGGGATGTGGCAGCTTGGCATCGCCATCCTCGCCGTCATTCTGATCAACGGCAGCTTCTCCTACTGGCAGGAATATCGCGCCCAGCGCGCCATCGACGCCCTGCGCAAACTGCTACCCCAGACCGCCAAGGTGGTGCGCGACGGCCAGTTGACGACCCTCCCGGTGGAGTTCCTGGTGCCCGGCGACATCATCCTGCTGGAGGCTGGCGACAATGTGCCCGCCGATTGCCGCCTGATCGCCAGCGCCGAGATCCGCGTCAATACCGCCACCCTCACGGGTGAGTCCCTACCCAAGGTCAAGAATGCCGAAGACTGCCCCGCAGGCAAGACCACCCTGGAGACCCGCAACCTGCTGCTGGCCGGGACCTCCCTGGTCGCTGGCGAGGGCCGGGCCCTCGTCTTTGCCACCGGCATGCACACCGAATTTGGCCAGATCGCCCACCTGACCCAGACCGCCGAGAGCGCGCCCTCCCACCTGCAACAAGAGATCGCCCGGCTCTCGCGGCTGGTCGCGGTCTTTGCCACCGGGCTGGGACTGCTGTTTTTCCTGATCGGCCTCTTCCTGGGCCTGCCCTTTTGGGCCAACCTCATGTTCGCCATTGGTATCATCGTCGCCAACGTCCCCGAGGGCCTGCTGCCCACCGTGACCCTGTCCCTGGCCATGGCCACCCAGCGCATGGCCAAGCGTCAGGCCCTGATCCGCCACCTGCCGGCGGTCGAGACCCTGGGGGCCACGACCGTGATCTGTAGTGACAAGACGGGAACCCTGACCCAAAACCGCATGGCGGTAAGGCGGACTTACTGTCAGGGCCGGCTGCGGGAGGGCCCCCTGCCCTTGGACGAGCCAGGGGCCACCCGGCTACTGCGCAACCTGTCCGTCTGTCACAGCCTGAAACAGGGCACCCGGGCGGGCCAGCCGGTCTGGCTCGGTGATCCGATGGAATTGGCCCTGGTTGAATTCGCTAGCCAGACCAGGAGCTTTGCCGACATGACTCCCAGGGGTGAGCTGCCCTTCGACAGCGAACGCCGCCGCATGTCGGTCATCGTCACCCAGGGCGGGGAGCGCTGGCTCTACTGCAAGGGGGCGCCGGAGGCTGTCATGCCCCTGTGCGCGGAGATCGAAACGGACGGTGGCACCGAGCCCTTTGATAGGCAGGACCACCACGCCATCGTCCAGGCCCAACAGGGTATGGCCGATGCCGGCCTGCGCGTCCTGGCCTGTGCCTGGCGGCGGCTGGAGGCCGACGCCAAGCCCCGGGAAGAGGGGTTGGTGTTGTCCGGCCTGATCGGCCTTTACGACCCCCCCCGGCCCGAGGTGCCCGAGGCCATCGCCCGTTGCCGCTCGGCGGGCATCAAGGTCATCATGGTCACCGGCGACCACCCCCACACCGCCCAGGCGATCGCCCGCGAGATCGGCCTCGTCCAGGGGGAACGCCCGCGCGTCATTCTGGGTGAATCCCTGCGCCGCCTGACCAAGGCGCAACTTCAAACCGCCCTCGACAGCCCCGAGATCCTCTTCGCCCGCGTCACCGCCGAGCAAAAGATGCTGATCGTCAATGCCCTCAAGCGTAAGGGCGAGATCGTCGCGGTTACCGGGGATGGCGTGAACGACGCCCCGGCCCTCAAATCCGCCCACATCGGCATTGCCATGGGGCTGTCCGGCACGGACGTGGCCAAATCAGCGGCGGACATGATCCTGCTGGACGACAATTTCGCCAGTATCGTCAATGCCATCGAGGAAGGCCGCGCCGTCTTCGACAACATCCGCAAGTTCCTGACCTACATCCTGACCTCAAATATCCCGGAGCTGGCGCCTTTCCTTGTTTACGTACTGCTGCGGGTGCCCCTGCCCCTGACCATCATCCAGATCCTGGCCGTGGATCTGGGCACCGACATGTTTCCCGCCCTGGCCCTGGGGGCCGAACGACCGGACCCCGGCGTCATGCGCCAGCCACCCCGACCGGCCCAGGAGCGGCTGCTCTCCTGGTCGCTGGTGGCAAGGGCTTACCTCTGGCTGGGACCGCTCCAGGCGATCGCGGCCTTGGTGGCCTTTTTCTTCGTCCTGCACCTGGGTGACTGGAGCTACGGCACCCCCCTCGACCCTCGGGATCCCCTCTATTTGCAGGCCACCACCGCCTGTCTGGCGGCCATCGTCGCCGCTCAGATCGTCAATGTCTTCATCTGCCGCCACCCCCGTAACGCCGCCTGGTCCCTGCCCCCCTTCGGGAATCGCCTCCTGCTCCTGGGCCTGGCGGTTGAGTTGGGCCTCTTGATCCTCATCATTTTCACGGCCCCCGGTAACTGGATGTTTGGCACCCAGGCCTTCGAGCCGGGCCTCTGGGGACTGATCGCCCTCCTGGCCCTGGCCTTTGGCCTCCTGGAAGAGACCCGCAAGTACGCCGTGCGACGCTGGGCGCGGCCACGGCACGGCGCCTGA
- a CDS encoding TrpB-like pyridoxal phosphate-dependent enzyme, with product MSDNVKYLLNEQDIPRSWYNINADLPVPLDPVLHPGTKQPITPDDLAAIFPRAVIEQEMSAEREIEIPGPVREVYRQWRPSPLFRARRLEKALNTPAKIYYKYEGVSPAGSHKPNTAIPQAFYNKEEGVKRITTETGAGQWGSSLALAGSFFGLEIVVYMVKVSYHQKPYRRAFMEAFGAQCIASPSDTTASGRAILAEHPDSTGSLGIAISEAVEMAAQRDDTKYALGSVLNHVLLHQTVTGLESMQQLAMAGDWPDMVIGCTGGGSNFAGLAFPFLGKQLREGGNIEFIAVEPSACPTLTKGLFAYDFGDTAHLTPLCKMFTLGSSFVPPGFHAGGLRYHGMAPQISHLAKLGYIAPRSYNQLECFAAGLQFAKSEGIIPAPEANHAVRAAIHEAEKCRESGEAKTILFNLCGHGHFDMQAYTDYLNGKLQDLVYDEAEVAMALAGLPSGV from the coding sequence ATGTCCGACAACGTCAAATACCTGCTTAATGAGCAGGACATCCCCAGGTCCTGGTACAACATCAACGCCGACCTGCCGGTCCCCCTGGACCCGGTGCTGCACCCGGGCACCAAGCAACCCATCACCCCCGACGATCTGGCGGCCATTTTTCCGCGCGCCGTCATCGAGCAGGAGATGAGTGCCGAGCGGGAGATCGAAATCCCCGGTCCGGTGCGGGAGGTCTATCGTCAGTGGCGCCCCTCGCCCCTCTTCCGGGCGCGCCGCCTGGAAAAGGCCCTCAACACCCCGGCCAAGATTTATTACAAATACGAAGGGGTCAGCCCCGCCGGCAGTCATAAGCCCAACACCGCCATCCCCCAGGCCTTCTATAACAAGGAGGAAGGGGTCAAGCGCATCACCACCGAGACGGGCGCCGGCCAATGGGGTTCCTCGCTGGCCCTCGCCGGCTCCTTCTTCGGACTGGAGATCGTGGTGTACATGGTTAAGGTGAGCTATCACCAAAAGCCATACCGGCGCGCCTTCATGGAGGCCTTCGGCGCCCAGTGCATCGCCAGTCCATCGGACACCACCGCCTCGGGGCGGGCCATCCTGGCCGAGCACCCGGACAGCACCGGCAGCCTCGGCATCGCCATCAGCGAGGCGGTGGAGATGGCCGCCCAGCGGGACGACACCAAGTACGCCCTGGGCAGTGTCCTCAATCACGTCCTGCTGCACCAGACCGTCACCGGCCTGGAGTCTATGCAGCAACTGGCGATGGCCGGTGACTGGCCGGACATGGTCATCGGCTGCACCGGCGGCGGCAGTAACTTCGCGGGGCTGGCCTTCCCCTTCCTGGGCAAGCAACTGCGCGAAGGCGGCAACATCGAGTTTATCGCCGTGGAGCCCTCCGCCTGCCCGACCCTGACCAAGGGCCTCTTCGCCTATGACTTTGGCGATACCGCCCACCTGACACCCCTGTGCAAGATGTTCACCCTCGGTTCCAGCTTTGTCCCACCGGGCTTCCACGCGGGCGGGCTGCGCTACCACGGCATGGCCCCCCAGATCAGCCATCTGGCCAAGCTGGGCTACATAGCGCCGCGCTCCTACAACCAGTTGGAGTGCTTCGCCGCCGGGCTCCAGTTCGCCAAGTCCGAGGGCATCATCCCGGCGCCCGAGGCTAACCATGCGGTGCGCGCCGCCATCCACGAGGCCGAGAAGTGCCGGGAGTCCGGCGAGGCCAAGACCATCCTCTTCAACCTCTGCGGCCATGGTCACTTCGACATGCAGGCCTACACCGATTACCTGAACGGCAAACTTCAGGACCTGGTGTATGACGAGGCCGAGGTCGCCATGGCCCTGGCGGGCCTGCCCTCGGGGGTGTAA
- the ppk2 gene encoding polyphosphate kinase 2, with translation MSDDLKNPEFVEYRGQQVRLTELMDDYRNMRNKLAQSKSENRSSVVRRRQEKSLKPYQAELIRLQKYLEETKTRMIIVFEGRDAAGKGGTIRRVSRYMNEKRYRLVALGKPTEEQRHQWFFQRYVAQFPTGGEVVLFDRSWYNRAVVEPIFGFCSDQEYQNFMYGVVGFEKDLVRQGTILVKLYFSVTKDEQSRRFERRKTDPLRQWKLSEIDAQAQDRWDDFTRQKYEMIKRTHAAHAPWTIIRSNNKYRARINAMKVILNAVPYARLNKELDFVPDPEIVISGARELEIMEAQALREGRFTG, from the coding sequence ATGTCGGATGATTTGAAGAACCCTGAATTTGTGGAATATCGCGGTCAGCAGGTCAGACTGACGGAGCTGATGGACGATTACCGTAACATGCGCAATAAGTTAGCGCAGAGTAAGAGCGAAAACCGCAGTTCCGTGGTGCGTCGGCGCCAGGAGAAGAGCCTCAAGCCTTACCAGGCTGAGCTGATCCGGTTGCAGAAGTATCTCGAAGAAACCAAGACGCGCATGATCATCGTCTTCGAGGGCCGGGACGCGGCGGGCAAGGGGGGCACCATTCGCCGCGTTTCCCGCTATATGAACGAGAAACGCTACCGCCTCGTCGCCCTCGGCAAGCCCACCGAGGAGCAGCGCCACCAGTGGTTCTTCCAGCGTTACGTGGCTCAGTTCCCCACGGGGGGCGAGGTCGTGCTCTTCGATCGTAGCTGGTACAACCGCGCCGTGGTGGAACCCATTTTTGGCTTCTGCTCCGATCAGGAGTACCAGAATTTCATGTACGGGGTGGTGGGCTTCGAGAAGGATCTGGTCCGCCAGGGTACCATTCTGGTCAAGCTCTATTTCAGCGTCACCAAGGACGAACAGTCCCGCCGTTTCGAACGGCGCAAGACGGACCCCCTGCGTCAGTGGAAGCTGTCGGAGATCGATGCCCAGGCCCAGGATCGCTGGGACGACTTCACCCGCCAGAAGTACGAAATGATCAAGCGCACCCACGCGGCTCATGCCCCCTGGACCATCATCCGCTCCAATAATAAGTATCGCGCCCGCATCAATGCCATGAAGGTGATCCTGAACGCGGTGCCCTACGCGCGCTTAAATAAGGAACTGGACTTTGTGCCGGATCCCGAGATCGTCATCTCCGGTGCCCGGGAACTGGAGATCATGGAGGCCCAGGCCCTGCGCGAGGGTCGCTTTACCGGCTAA
- the glgX gene encoding glycogen debranching protein GlgX, with product MTLGPFTTLPGRRYPPGASLEPEGVNFSIFSRHATGVELLLYAGHDSPEPFQVIRLDPEINHTFFSWHLLVVGLPVGTHFTWRLEGHHDPRGRGLHFDARVELLEPCARAVNPAGWDRWRRLRQGVLPHDSPRAMVIGDDYDWQGDAPLRLPPEEMVIYELHVGGFTRHPSSGVRHPGTFLGLIEKIPYLQSLGITHVELMPVMAFDDQDVPPGVRDLGLGNFWGYSTHSFYSPHPGYCVTPEAGTHRDEFRDMVKALHGAGIGVILDVVFNHTAEGGADGPVLNFKGFGNETFYLLDSIDKGRYLDFTGCGNTLNANHPLVSRFIIDCLEYWVRAMHVDGFRFDLASALARGEDGQPMHNPPLLWGIEFSDVLAHTEIIAEAWDAAGLYQVGSFPGYRWMEWNGRYRDSVRRFVRGDGGLIGEVASRITGSSDLYQANQRLPINSINFVTCHDGFTLWDLVSYDRKHNEANGEAARDGSDENLSWNCGSEGETRDEAILALRRRQARNLMAILFLSQGIPMILAGDEVLRTQGGNNNAWCQDNPVGWFDWAQVVTHDPMRRFVAGLVALRKRHPSLRRRRFLTGRPRREGVRPDIAWQGADGQPPHWEGPEGHCLGFTLARVEADEDDLCTLLNMGGVGRNFRLSSLPGRAWHKVLDTGQPPGADLVPAREQVPLHRDELYLEPHSLVVLEGR from the coding sequence ATGACCCTAGGTCCCTTCACCACCCTGCCTGGCCGGCGCTATCCCCCGGGGGCGAGCCTGGAACCCGAGGGGGTCAATTTCTCGATCTTCAGCCGCCACGCCACCGGCGTCGAACTCCTCCTTTACGCGGGCCATGACAGCCCGGAACCCTTCCAGGTCATCCGCCTGGACCCCGAGATCAATCACACCTTCTTCTCCTGGCACCTGCTGGTGGTGGGGCTGCCCGTTGGCACTCATTTTACCTGGCGCCTGGAGGGTCACCATGATCCCCGTGGTCGGGGTTTGCACTTTGATGCCCGGGTCGAACTCCTGGAACCCTGCGCGCGGGCGGTCAACCCGGCGGGCTGGGATCGCTGGCGGCGCCTGCGGCAAGGCGTTTTGCCCCATGACTCGCCCCGGGCCATGGTCATTGGCGACGACTATGACTGGCAGGGGGATGCCCCCCTCCGCCTGCCCCCGGAGGAGATGGTCATCTACGAGCTGCACGTCGGTGGCTTCACCCGTCACCCATCCTCGGGGGTGCGGCACCCGGGCACCTTTTTGGGGCTGATCGAAAAGATCCCCTACCTCCAGTCCCTCGGCATCACCCACGTCGAGTTGATGCCGGTCATGGCCTTCGATGATCAGGATGTACCCCCCGGGGTGCGGGATCTGGGCCTGGGCAATTTTTGGGGCTACAGCACCCACAGCTTCTATTCCCCTCACCCGGGCTATTGCGTGACCCCCGAGGCCGGGACCCATCGCGACGAATTCCGGGACATGGTCAAAGCCCTGCATGGGGCGGGGATCGGCGTCATCCTAGATGTGGTCTTCAATCACACGGCGGAGGGCGGGGCCGATGGGCCTGTCCTTAATTTCAAGGGATTTGGCAACGAGACCTTTTATCTGCTCGACAGCATCGACAAGGGTCGCTACCTGGACTTCACCGGTTGCGGTAATACCCTCAACGCCAATCACCCCCTGGTGTCGCGCTTCATCATCGATTGCCTGGAGTACTGGGTGCGGGCCATGCACGTGGATGGCTTCCGCTTTGATCTGGCCAGCGCCCTGGCAAGGGGGGAGGATGGCCAGCCCATGCATAATCCGCCCCTCCTCTGGGGCATCGAGTTTTCCGACGTGCTGGCCCACACCGAGATCATCGCCGAGGCCTGGGACGCCGCCGGTCTCTACCAGGTCGGGAGCTTTCCCGGTTACCGCTGGATGGAGTGGAATGGCCGCTATCGCGACAGTGTGCGGCGCTTCGTCCGGGGTGACGGCGGCCTTATCGGCGAGGTGGCGAGCCGCATCACCGGTAGCAGCGACCTCTACCAGGCTAATCAGCGCCTACCGATCAACAGCATCAACTTCGTCACCTGCCATGACGGCTTCACCCTCTGGGACCTGGTCAGTTATGACCGTAAACACAACGAGGCCAATGGCGAGGCCGCCCGGGATGGCAGCGACGAGAACCTGAGTTGGAACTGTGGAAGCGAGGGCGAGACCCGGGACGAGGCCATTCTTGCCTTGCGTCGGCGTCAGGCCCGCAACCTGATGGCCATCCTCTTCCTCAGCCAGGGTATCCCCATGATCCTGGCCGGTGACGAGGTGTTGCGGACCCAGGGCGGCAATAACAATGCCTGGTGCCAGGACAACCCGGTTGGCTGGTTTGACTGGGCCCAGGTCGTGACGCATGACCCCATGCGCCGTTTCGTCGCGGGGCTGGTGGCGCTGCGTAAGCGTCACCCGAGCCTGCGGCGGCGGCGTTTCCTGACCGGCCGTCCCCGACGGGAGGGCGTCAGGCCGGATATCGCCTGGCAGGGCGCCGACGGTCAGCCCCCCCATTGGGAGGGGCCCGAGGGCCATTGTCTGGGATTCACCCTGGCGCGGGTCGAGGCGGATGAGGACGATCTGTGCACCCTGCTCAACATGGGCGGCGTGGGCCGGAATTTTCGTCTCTCCAGTCTGCCGGGCCGTGCCTGGCATAAGGTCCTGGATACGGGCCAACCCCCGGGCGCGGATCTGGTACCCGCTCGGGAACAGGTGCCGCTGCATCGGGATGAACTCTATTTAGAGCCCCATAGCCTGGTGGTGCTCGAGGGTCGATGA
- a CDS encoding DUF1957 domain-containing protein, producing the protein MTPPAQLALVLHAHLPYVRHPEQVRSLEENWLYEAIADCYLPLLGVLEAARARGSPCRLTLSLSPTLLSMLADPSLPDRFLDYLDRRLRLCAGEPTRPRDPCQHWLTRWYERQFRARRRQFLDGLGADLIGAWTRLSDDHQVELITTAATHGYPPLLRPHPGAVRGQIRVGRDAFTALMGQAPAGLWLPECGYYPGLETEIAAAGYGYSLLEAHGLQQGQPRPPWGVYAPVVAGGVAFFGRDPDSAHEVWSREAGYPAHPDYREYYADLGFAGPSEALADFLPPGVAAGPTGIKYHRVTGGVGPKALYDPARATRRAVQDARSFVARRRRVIARLPPSGRPPLIVAPFDAELFGHWWYEGPLFLDALIRELEVSEDLVMVSLGQHLADHGAAGTCRVAASSWGEGGYNGTWLRPETAWVHLQLQQAAVEFQALRRTHGAAPVTSPRGRLLRQAARSLLLAQGSDWTFHLGRGGGSPYAEARLRAHLARFAFLADALRRGLDPGERLVGLELMDGIFPDLDPGHFG; encoded by the coding sequence GTGACTCCCCCCGCTCAGTTGGCTCTGGTGCTCCACGCCCATCTGCCCTATGTCCGGCATCCGGAACAGGTGCGCAGTCTGGAAGAAAACTGGCTGTACGAGGCCATCGCCGACTGCTATTTGCCGCTGCTTGGGGTCCTGGAGGCCGCGCGGGCCCGGGGCAGTCCCTGCCGTCTCACCCTGTCGCTTTCTCCCACCCTCCTGTCCATGCTGGCGGATCCGAGTCTGCCCGACCGCTTCCTGGACTATCTGGATCGCCGTCTGCGGCTGTGCGCCGGCGAACCCACCCGCCCGCGCGATCCGTGCCAGCACTGGCTGACGCGCTGGTATGAGCGCCAATTCCGGGCGCGGCGGCGCCAGTTTCTCGATGGCCTGGGCGCCGACCTCATCGGCGCCTGGACGCGCTTGAGCGACGATCACCAGGTGGAACTGATCACCACGGCCGCCACCCATGGCTATCCGCCCCTCCTGCGCCCGCATCCGGGTGCCGTCCGGGGCCAGATCCGGGTCGGGCGGGATGCCTTCACCGCCCTGATGGGCCAGGCCCCCGCCGGGCTCTGGCTACCGGAGTGTGGCTATTATCCGGGCCTGGAGACCGAGATCGCCGCCGCGGGTTATGGCTACAGCCTGCTCGAGGCCCATGGGCTCCAGCAGGGTCAGCCGCGCCCGCCCTGGGGGGTCTATGCCCCGGTAGTGGCGGGGGGCGTTGCCTTCTTTGGCCGCGATCCCGACTCGGCCCATGAGGTCTGGAGCCGCGAGGCTGGCTACCCTGCTCACCCCGATTACCGGGAGTATTACGCCGACCTGGGCTTTGCTGGCCCTTCGGAGGCCCTGGCCGATTTCCTGCCCCCGGGGGTGGCCGCGGGGCCCACGGGGATCAAATATCATCGGGTTACAGGTGGCGTGGGACCCAAGGCGCTGTATGACCCCGCACGCGCCACCCGTCGGGCGGTCCAGGATGCGCGGTCCTTCGTCGCTCGGCGGCGTCGGGTCATCGCCCGCCTGCCCCCCAGTGGGCGGCCTCCGCTGATTGTCGCCCCCTTTGACGCGGAACTCTTTGGCCACTGGTGGTACGAGGGCCCCCTGTTTCTGGATGCCCTGATCCGGGAACTGGAGGTCAGCGAGGACCTGGTGATGGTGAGCCTTGGCCAGCATCTTGCGGACCATGGCGCCGCCGGGACCTGTCGCGTCGCCGCTTCCAGTTGGGGCGAGGGTGGCTATAATGGCACCTGGCTGAGGCCCGAGACCGCTTGGGTCCATCTGCAATTGCAGCAGGCGGCGGTCGAATTTCAGGCCTTGCGCCGTACCCATGGCGCCGCGCCGGTTACCAGCCCAAGGGGGCGTCTGCTCCGGCAGGCGGCCCGCTCCCTCCTGCTCGCCCAAGGTTCGGACTGGACCTTTCACCTGGGTCGTGGCGGTGGCAGCCCCTATGCCGAGGCCCGTCTGCGCGCCCATCTGGCGCGCTTCGCCTTTCTCGCCGATGCCCTGCGGCGGGGGCTGGACCCGGGTGAGCGCCTGGTGGGCCTGGAGCTGATGGATGGCATCTTTCCCGATCTGGATCCGGGCCACTTCGGCTAA
- a CDS encoding glycogen synthase codes for MYIVMASAECAPVAKAGGLGDFVQGLARELVRAGHRVEVLLPKYDCLCLEAIVGLEMAYPDLWVPFYEQGFPCDLYQGQVDGIDCWFIDPHSPQDFFNRGVIHGESDDADRFTFYARALLEFLHQSGRHPDVIHCNDWHTGLIPVLLYETYQALGLNRTRVCYTLHNLGHQGWVGEYVLHQAGLDARRLMTLDRLRDPGNPHTVNPMKGGIVYANAVTTVSPRYAWEIQSTEQGMGLQETLRRHGHKFSGILNGIDYDSWNPLTDKHLPYAYGPENLPDKARNKQALRQRLGLAEAAKPLIAVVSRLDAQKGVELIRHAILHGLERGAQTLLLGSAQDPILDAYFRVLQRETVANPDCHLKLGYDEDLAHLIYAAADIMVIPSVYEPCGLTQMIAMRYGVVPVVRRVGGLADTVFDANHSDKPFAERNGYVFDDRTPEALESALDRALGLWFDYPEYFRQLRLNGMAMDNSWARPARQYLDIFEKIRAQAPDVP; via the coding sequence GTGTATATCGTCATGGCCAGCGCCGAATGCGCCCCCGTGGCCAAGGCCGGTGGGCTGGGGGATTTCGTCCAGGGGCTGGCCCGGGAACTGGTGCGAGCGGGGCATCGGGTCGAGGTCCTGCTGCCTAAGTACGACTGCCTGTGCCTGGAGGCGATCGTCGGGCTGGAAATGGCCTACCCCGATCTCTGGGTGCCCTTTTACGAACAGGGATTTCCCTGCGACCTCTATCAGGGCCAGGTGGATGGCATCGACTGCTGGTTTATCGACCCCCATTCGCCCCAGGACTTTTTTAACCGGGGCGTCATTCATGGCGAGTCGGACGACGCGGACCGCTTTACCTTTTATGCCAGGGCCCTGCTGGAGTTTCTCCATCAGTCCGGGCGCCACCCGGACGTCATCCACTGCAATGACTGGCATACCGGGCTCATTCCGGTGCTGCTCTACGAGACCTACCAGGCCCTGGGCCTGAACCGAACCCGGGTCTGCTACACCCTGCACAACCTGGGACACCAGGGCTGGGTGGGCGAATATGTCCTGCATCAGGCGGGTCTGGATGCGCGGCGCCTCATGACCCTGGACCGCTTGCGCGACCCGGGCAACCCCCATACCGTCAATCCGATGAAGGGCGGTATCGTCTATGCCAACGCTGTTACCACGGTCTCGCCTCGCTATGCCTGGGAAATTCAGTCCACGGAGCAGGGCATGGGACTCCAGGAGACCCTGCGTCGCCACGGCCACAAGTTCAGCGGTATCCTCAATGGCATCGATTACGATTCCTGGAACCCGCTGACCGATAAGCACCTGCCCTATGCCTATGGCCCGGAGAACCTGCCGGACAAGGCCCGTAACAAGCAGGCCCTGCGCCAGCGCCTGGGCCTGGCCGAGGCCGCCAAGCCCCTCATCGCCGTGGTCAGCCGGCTGGACGCCCAAAAGGGGGTGGAACTGATCCGCCACGCCATCCTCCATGGCCTGGAACGGGGTGCTCAAACGCTACTGCTGGGCAGTGCCCAGGACCCCATCCTGGATGCCTACTTCCGCGTGCTGCAGCGGGAGACGGTGGCTAATCCGGACTGCCACCTGAAACTGGGCTACGACGAGGACCTGGCCCACCTCATTTACGCGGCGGCGGATATCATGGTCATCCCCAGCGTCTATGAGCCGTGCGGCCTCACCCAGATGATCGCCATGCGCTATGGGGTGGTACCGGTAGTCAGGCGCGTGGGTGGTCTGGCGGACACGGTCTTCGATGCCAACCATTCGGACAAGCCCTTCGCGGAGCGCAATGGCTATGTCTTTGACGACCGGACCCCGGAGGCCCTGGAATCCGCCCTGGATCGCGCCTTGGGGCTCTGGTTTGACTATCCGGAATACTTTCGGCAGTTGCGTCTCAATGGCATGGCCATGGATAACTCCTGGGCCCGGCCCGCGCGCCAATATCTCGATATCTTTGAAAAAATCCGGGCCCAGGCCCCGGATGTTCCCTGA
- a CDS encoding glutamate racemase, which produces MPSDRPIGVFDSGVGGLSVLREIRRELPDEDLLYVADSAHAPYGDQPLAAIEARAIAIAEFLLERDAKALVVACNTATGAAARLLRARYAVPVIAMEPALKPAVARSRSGVVGVLATRQTLASEKFSHLVANHGGAEVLTQACPGLVERVEAGDLDGEGTRALLAGYLVPLLSRGADTLVLGCTHYPHLAPLIRDLAGPEVQVLDSGLAVARQVRRRLAEAGLLAPPRNGRDFFWASGQPARIRRVMERLWGAGIELRTLGE; this is translated from the coding sequence ATGCCGTCTGACCGACCTATCGGCGTCTTCGATTCCGGCGTGGGGGGACTCAGCGTCCTGCGCGAGATCCGGCGCGAACTTCCGGACGAGGATCTGCTGTACGTGGCGGATTCGGCGCATGCCCCCTATGGTGACCAACCCCTGGCGGCCATCGAGGCCCGCGCCATCGCCATCGCCGAATTTCTGCTGGAGCGTGACGCCAAGGCCCTGGTGGTGGCCTGCAATACCGCCACCGGCGCCGCGGCCAGGCTGTTGCGCGCCCGTTATGCGGTGCCCGTGATCGCCATGGAGCCTGCCCTCAAGCCAGCGGTGGCCCGGAGTCGCTCGGGGGTGGTGGGGGTGCTGGCCACCCGCCAGACCCTGGCCAGCGAGAAGTTCTCTCATCTGGTGGCGAATCACGGCGGCGCCGAGGTTCTGACCCAGGCCTGTCCCGGCCTGGTGGAGCGCGTCGAGGCCGGGGATCTGGACGGGGAGGGGACCCGCGCCCTGTTGGCCGGCTATCTCGTGCCCCTCCTGTCCCGAGGCGCGGATACCCTGGTGCTGGGCTGTACCCACTATCCGCACCTGGCGCCCCTGATCAGGGATCTGGCGGGTCCCGAGGTCCAGGTGTTGGACTCGGGCCTCGCCGTCGCCCGCCAGGTCCGTCGCCGCCTGGCCGAGGCGGGCCTGCTTGCCCCACCCCGTAACGGTCGCGACTTCTTCTGGGCGAGTGGTCAACCTGCTCGAATCAGGCGGGTCATGGAAAGGCTGTGGGGGGCTGGGATCGAACTCAGAACTCTGGGGGAGTAG